A portion of the Natronococcus sp. AD-5 genome contains these proteins:
- a CDS encoding elongation factor EF-2, with translation MGRRKKIVQECERLMDEPENIRNIAIAAHVDHGKTTLSDNLLAGAGMISDETAGEQLAMDTEEDEQERGITIDAANVSMTHEYDGTNHLINLIDTPGHVDFGGDVTRAMRAVDGALVVVDAVEGAMPQTETVLRQALREGVKPTLFINKVDRLISELQEGPEEMQQRLVSVINDVNELIRGMTEDMDDVDDWTVSVEDGTVGFGSALYKWGVSMPSMQRTGMDFGDIMELERNDQRQELHERTPLSDVVLDMVCEHFPNPVDAQPRRIPRIWRGDDESDLAEGMRLVDESGEVVFMVTDIGMDPHAGEIASGRVFSGTLEKGQELYVSGTAGKNRVQSVGIYMGGEREEVENVPAGNIAAVTGLKDAIAGSTVSSVEMTPFESIEHISEPVITKAVEAQNMDDLPKLIETLRQVSKEDPTIQIEINEDTGEHLISGQGELHLEVITQRIEKNQGIPVITGEPIVVYREQPQRGSSEVEGISPNRHNRFYISVEPMSDELVETIKLGEASMDMPEQERREALQEAGMDKDDSQNVEHIHGSNILLDQTKGIQHLNETMELFIEGLEEALDNGPLANEPVQGSLIRLHDAKLHEDTIHRGPAQVIPATREAVHKALIDAQIKMLEPMQDVRIDVPNDHMGAASGEIQGRRGRVDDMYQEGDLMVVEGIAPVDEMIGFASDIRSATEGRASWNTENAGFEVMSDSLQREKIMEIRERKGMKLELPPSIDYI, from the coding sequence ATGGGCCGACGCAAGAAGATCGTCCAAGAGTGTGAACGGTTGATGGACGAACCGGAGAACATCCGGAACATCGCCATCGCCGCTCACGTCGACCACGGCAAAACGACCCTTTCTGACAACCTCCTCGCTGGTGCCGGTATGATCTCCGACGAAACCGCCGGCGAGCAGCTCGCGATGGACACGGAGGAAGACGAGCAGGAACGTGGAATCACCATCGACGCGGCGAACGTCTCGATGACCCACGAGTACGACGGCACGAACCACCTCATCAACCTCATCGACACGCCCGGCCACGTCGACTTCGGTGGCGACGTGACGCGTGCGATGCGCGCCGTCGACGGTGCGCTTGTCGTCGTCGACGCCGTCGAAGGGGCCATGCCCCAGACCGAAACCGTTCTGCGACAGGCGCTTCGCGAGGGCGTCAAGCCGACGCTGTTCATCAACAAGGTCGACCGCTTGATCTCCGAACTGCAGGAAGGTCCCGAGGAGATGCAACAGCGGCTCGTTTCGGTCATCAACGACGTCAACGAACTCATCCGCGGCATGACCGAGGACATGGACGACGTCGACGACTGGACCGTCTCCGTCGAGGACGGTACCGTCGGCTTCGGGTCCGCGCTGTACAAGTGGGGCGTCTCCATGCCGTCGATGCAGCGCACCGGCATGGACTTCGGCGACATCATGGAACTCGAGCGCAACGACCAGCGCCAGGAGCTCCACGAGCGCACGCCGCTTTCGGATGTCGTGCTCGACATGGTCTGTGAGCACTTCCCGAACCCCGTCGACGCACAGCCCCGTCGTATCCCGCGTATCTGGCGCGGCGACGACGAGTCCGACCTCGCGGAAGGGATGCGCCTCGTCGACGAGTCCGGCGAGGTCGTCTTCATGGTCACCGACATCGGGATGGATCCGCACGCCGGCGAAATCGCCTCCGGTCGCGTCTTCTCGGGCACGCTCGAGAAGGGCCAGGAGCTCTACGTCTCCGGTACCGCCGGTAAGAACCGCGTCCAGTCCGTCGGGATCTACATGGGCGGCGAGCGCGAGGAAGTCGAAAACGTTCCCGCGGGGAACATCGCCGCCGTCACCGGTCTCAAGGACGCCATCGCCGGTTCCACCGTCTCGAGCGTCGAGATGACGCCGTTCGAGTCGATCGAGCACATCTCCGAGCCGGTCATCACGAAAGCCGTCGAGGCCCAGAACATGGACGACCTGCCGAAGCTCATCGAGACGCTCCGCCAGGTGTCCAAGGAGGACCCGACGATCCAGATCGAGATCAACGAGGATACCGGCGAGCACCTGATCTCCGGACAGGGCGAGCTTCACCTCGAGGTCATCACCCAGCGTATCGAGAAGAACCAGGGCATCCCCGTCATCACGGGTGAGCCGATCGTCGTTTACCGCGAGCAGCCCCAGCGCGGGAGCAGCGAAGTCGAGGGCATCTCGCCGAACCGCCACAACCGCTTCTACATCTCCGTCGAGCCGATGAGCGACGAACTCGTCGAGACGATCAAGCTCGGCGAGGCGTCGATGGACATGCCCGAGCAGGAGCGCCGCGAGGCGCTGCAGGAGGCGGGCATGGACAAGGACGATTCCCAGAACGTCGAGCACATCCACGGCTCGAACATCCTGCTGGACCAGACGAAGGGTATCCAGCACCTGAACGAAACGATGGAGCTGTTCATCGAGGGACTCGAGGAGGCCCTCGACAACGGCCCGCTCGCGAACGAGCCGGTTCAGGGGTCGCTCATCCGCCTACACGACGCTAAGCTCCACGAGGACACCATCCACCGCGGTCCGGCACAGGTCATCCCCGCGACCCGCGAAGCCGTCCACAAGGCGCTGATCGACGCGCAGATCAAGATGCTCGAGCCGATGCAGGACGTCCGAATCGACGTCCCGAACGACCACATGGGCGCCGCCTCCGGCGAGATCCAGGGTCGTCGCGGCCGCGTCGACGACATGTACCAGGAAGGCGACCTCATGGTCGTCGAGGGTATCGCACCCGTCGACGAGATGATCGGCTTCGCGAGCGACATCCGCTCCGCGACCGAAGGTCGCGCCTCCTGGAACACGGAAAACGCCGGCTTCGAGGTTATGTCCGACTCGCTCCAGCGCGAGAAGATCATGGAGATCCGCGAGCGCAAGGGCATGAAGCTCGAACTGCCGCCGAGCATCGACTACATCTAA
- the serS gene encoding serine--tRNA ligase produces the protein MIDRTSLRENPEEVRDALENRGADVDLDEVIDIDERWRELKARGDDLRHERNQITEQIGKLVAEGKQEEKDEAIERSKELKAEIEEVEAEAAELGDELRERMLEIPQTPHESVPLGIDERHNVEDRRWGFDELRDLPDEVVPHYDLGEEMDIIDEARAAKTTGSGFYFLKGDGARLEHALIQFMMDVHREQEYVDLFPPVPVKSASMRGTGQLPKFADDAYRLGGSNEEYDDEDLWLCPTAEVPVTNMYADEILLQDDLPLKHQAYTPNFRREAGEHGTETRGIVRVHQFNKVELVNFVEPENSYDRLEALLGEAEEVLQQLGLPYRILELCTGDLTFASAKTYDIEVWAPADDMDDGPEEGGRWLEVSSASNFEDFQARRAGLRYRPERHESAEYLHTLNASGLALPRVMVAILEYYQTEDGTVTIPEALQPYMDGQEVIEGHEKVGESALGAGERE, from the coding sequence ATGATCGACCGGACGTCTCTGCGCGAGAACCCCGAGGAGGTGCGCGACGCCCTCGAGAACCGGGGCGCCGACGTAGATCTCGACGAAGTGATCGACATCGACGAACGGTGGCGGGAGCTGAAAGCCCGCGGCGACGACCTGCGCCACGAGCGCAATCAGATCACCGAGCAGATCGGGAAGCTGGTCGCGGAAGGGAAACAGGAGGAGAAGGACGAAGCGATCGAGCGCTCGAAGGAGCTCAAAGCCGAGATCGAGGAGGTCGAAGCCGAGGCCGCCGAGCTCGGCGACGAGCTTCGCGAGCGCATGCTCGAGATCCCGCAGACCCCTCACGAGAGCGTCCCGCTGGGGATCGACGAGCGCCACAACGTCGAGGATCGCCGCTGGGGCTTCGACGAACTGCGCGACCTGCCCGACGAGGTCGTCCCGCACTACGATCTCGGCGAGGAGATGGACATCATCGACGAGGCTCGCGCCGCGAAGACGACCGGTTCCGGCTTCTACTTCTTGAAGGGCGACGGCGCGCGACTCGAACACGCGCTGATCCAGTTCATGATGGACGTTCACCGCGAGCAGGAGTACGTCGACCTCTTCCCGCCGGTTCCGGTCAAGAGCGCGTCGATGCGCGGCACCGGCCAGCTTCCGAAGTTCGCCGACGACGCGTACCGGCTGGGCGGGAGCAACGAGGAGTACGACGACGAAGATCTCTGGCTCTGTCCGACCGCCGAGGTGCCGGTCACCAACATGTACGCCGACGAGATCCTCCTGCAGGACGATCTGCCGCTGAAGCACCAGGCGTACACGCCGAACTTCCGCCGCGAAGCGGGCGAGCACGGCACCGAGACCCGCGGGATCGTTCGCGTTCACCAGTTTAACAAGGTCGAACTCGTCAACTTCGTCGAGCCCGAGAACAGCTACGACCGCCTCGAGGCCCTGCTCGGAGAAGCCGAAGAAGTGCTCCAGCAGCTCGGACTTCCCTACCGCATCCTCGAGCTCTGTACCGGCGATCTGACCTTCGCCTCGGCGAAGACCTACGACATCGAGGTCTGGGCTCCCGCCGACGACATGGACGACGGGCCCGAGGAAGGCGGCCGGTGGCTCGAGGTTTCCTCGGCTTCGAACTTCGAGGACTTCCAGGCTCGCCGCGCCGGCCTTCGCTACCGGCCCGAGCGCCACGAGTCGGCGGAGTACCTCCACACGCTGAACGCGTCGGGACTCGCACTGCCCCGGGTGATGGTGGCGATCCTCGAGTACTACCAGACCGAGGACGGTACGGTCACGATCCCCGAAGCACTCCAGCCGTACATGGACGGCCAGGAAGTCATCGAAGGCCACGAGAAGGTCGGCGAGTCGGCGCTGGGTGCCGGCGAGCGCGAATAA
- a CDS encoding potassium channel family protein has protein sequence MDPLEDEASPASIEYEPVSVKDVLVEMKDTAELLIDLSYSAVLHRNEDIAKEVLRLEQQMDVLEMRARMGLLMASRNPSDAEQLAPVLGIVAATGTISDAAGDIAKIVLEEMGLPEAMRAALPEAAEVLVRGVVDPESSYADRTLQDIDLESETGVRVIALRRGDEWLLNPGPTTTVASNDVALLRGPDSSIEEVCELLTGSAYETPAVDAPDIDDLERAVDTIVHMKNLSELAIDLAYSSVLFNSKGLAEEVRNLEVEVDAMQSRFEAWTLRAAADASDPVVLRGLIRLGTSTEVISDAAVDLSEGVLRRLDVHPVVQMAVEESDEIITRVEVERGSALDGTRITAGVPDTESTMSVIAIRRPEEGWLLVGDADAEIYGGDVLISKGTRTAAEAFDELSQA, from the coding sequence ATGGACCCGCTCGAGGACGAGGCATCGCCGGCGTCGATCGAGTACGAGCCCGTCAGCGTCAAGGACGTGCTCGTCGAGATGAAAGACACCGCCGAGTTGTTGATCGACCTCTCCTACTCCGCAGTGTTGCACCGCAACGAGGACATCGCGAAGGAGGTGCTTCGGCTCGAGCAGCAGATGGACGTCCTCGAGATGCGCGCCCGGATGGGGCTGCTGATGGCCTCCCGGAACCCGTCCGACGCGGAACAGCTCGCTCCGGTCCTGGGGATCGTCGCCGCGACGGGGACGATCAGCGACGCCGCCGGCGACATCGCGAAGATCGTCCTAGAGGAGATGGGGTTGCCCGAGGCGATGCGCGCGGCGTTACCCGAGGCCGCCGAGGTGCTCGTCCGCGGCGTCGTCGATCCGGAGTCGTCCTACGCGGATCGCACCCTCCAGGACATCGACCTCGAGTCGGAGACCGGCGTCCGCGTGATCGCGCTGCGGCGCGGCGACGAGTGGCTGCTCAACCCCGGTCCGACGACGACCGTCGCGTCCAACGACGTCGCGCTCCTCCGCGGCCCCGATTCCTCGATCGAGGAGGTCTGCGAACTACTGACCGGATCGGCCTACGAGACGCCCGCGGTCGACGCGCCTGACATCGACGACTTAGAGCGGGCCGTGGACACGATCGTCCACATGAAGAACCTCTCGGAGCTGGCGATCGATCTGGCTTACAGCAGCGTCCTGTTCAACAGCAAGGGGCTCGCCGAGGAGGTCCGGAACCTCGAGGTCGAGGTCGACGCGATGCAGTCCCGCTTCGAGGCCTGGACGCTCCGGGCGGCCGCCGACGCGTCCGATCCGGTGGTGCTGCGCGGACTCATCCGACTGGGAACCAGCACGGAAGTCATCAGCGACGCCGCGGTCGACCTCAGCGAGGGCGTACTTCGGCGCCTCGACGTCCATCCGGTCGTCCAGATGGCCGTCGAGGAGAGCGACGAGATCATCACCCGCGTCGAGGTCGAACGGGGAAGCGCCCTCGACGGTACCCGGATCACCGCCGGCGTTCCCGACACGGAATCGACGATGTCGGTGATCGCCATCCGCCGGCCCGAGGAGGGATGGCTGCTGGTCGGCGACGCAGACGCCGAGATCTACGGCGGCGACGTGCTCATCTCGAAGGGAACCCGGACGGCAGCCGAAGCGTTCGATGAGCTGTCGCAGGCCTGA
- a CDS encoding DUF6653 family protein, producing MDVRRDASLRARLENAFWERHANPKSGWSRVLLGALVPIAVYRRDWRLLGLVVIGLAGTPVVFSPPAVEIESWMTRGVRAERSWLEAGCGAFGLGWPNILNTLNAPLYGYAMYAAYRRTPGRAGIAYVLSMLCKFAWIEAIARRYDRSSDA from the coding sequence ATGGACGTTCGGAGAGACGCGTCGCTTCGCGCTCGACTCGAGAACGCGTTCTGGGAACGCCACGCGAATCCGAAAAGCGGCTGGTCGCGGGTCCTGCTCGGCGCGCTCGTGCCGATCGCGGTGTATCGACGAGACTGGCGACTGCTCGGCCTGGTCGTCATCGGTCTGGCCGGTACTCCGGTCGTCTTCTCACCGCCCGCCGTCGAGATCGAGAGCTGGATGACTCGAGGAGTCCGGGCGGAACGGTCGTGGCTCGAGGCCGGATGCGGCGCGTTCGGGCTCGGCTGGCCGAACATCCTCAACACGCTGAACGCGCCACTGTACGGCTACGCGATGTACGCCGCGTACCGGCGAACCCCCGGACGCGCAGGGATCGCGTACGTGCTCTCGATGCTCTGTAAGTTCGCCTGGATAGAAGCGATCGCTCGCCGGTACGACCGCTCGAGCGACGCGTGA
- a CDS encoding magnesium transporter has translation MAVPQGALGSWKIRSIVGNMFPLLVVLSVIVLWAGITLEDAEELLEQYRILAVMVPTMVGIGGNLGAILSSRLSTRLHLGTTEFDPRDRDLWANVGAILALAATIFTALAIGAYLLGKAVGSALPLTTLLTISLISGLSVAVIAIAFSFATTYASYHLGIDPDDTTIPIVTNVVDVFGMVIFIGVSALVLGF, from the coding sequence ATGGCCGTTCCGCAGGGCGCGCTCGGCTCGTGGAAAATCCGGAGCATCGTCGGCAACATGTTTCCGCTGCTCGTGGTCCTCTCGGTTATCGTGCTCTGGGCCGGCATCACCCTCGAGGACGCGGAGGAGTTGCTCGAGCAGTACAGGATCCTCGCGGTGATGGTGCCGACGATGGTCGGCATAGGCGGAAACCTCGGCGCGATCCTGAGTTCGCGACTCTCGACCAGACTCCACCTCGGGACGACGGAGTTCGACCCCCGCGATCGAGACCTGTGGGCCAACGTCGGAGCGATTCTCGCGCTCGCGGCGACGATCTTCACGGCGCTGGCGATCGGCGCGTACCTGCTCGGGAAGGCCGTCGGATCGGCCCTCCCGCTGACGACGCTGCTGACGATCTCGCTGATCAGCGGCCTCTCCGTCGCCGTCATCGCGATCGCCTTCAGCTTCGCGACGACGTACGCCTCCTACCACCTGGGCATCGACCCTGACGACACGACGATCCCGATCGTCACGAACGTCGTCGACGTCTTCGGAATGGTCATCTTCATCGGCGTCTCGGCGCTGGTACTCGGGTTCTGA
- a CDS encoding magnesium transporter, translating to MSVRDEFWSIYREALPILLVALGGGLFAGLVLEEMIESVDRFPGLLVMIPVFLATRGNVYGALGGRISSGLHQGLIEPRFEWDDRLVNAVVASFINGIGISIVIGVITWLALLALGWEVAALYELVGIMLIAGVLTSIVLIFGLLALIFTGFTYGYDPDNLVGPIVTTLGDIFGMLFMLFSIWVVEVLA from the coding sequence ATGAGCGTACGGGACGAGTTCTGGTCGATCTATCGCGAGGCACTCCCGATCCTCCTCGTGGCACTCGGCGGCGGACTCTTCGCCGGACTGGTGCTCGAGGAGATGATCGAGAGCGTCGATCGCTTTCCCGGCCTGCTCGTGATGATTCCCGTCTTTCTGGCCACTCGGGGCAACGTCTACGGCGCGCTCGGCGGACGCATCTCGAGCGGCCTCCACCAGGGGTTGATCGAGCCGCGGTTCGAGTGGGACGACCGGCTCGTCAACGCGGTCGTGGCGTCGTTCATCAATGGCATCGGCATCTCGATCGTGATCGGCGTCATCACGTGGCTGGCGCTGCTCGCGCTGGGCTGGGAGGTCGCCGCCCTCTACGAACTGGTCGGCATCATGCTCATCGCCGGCGTGTTGACGTCGATCGTCCTCATCTTCGGGCTGCTGGCGCTGATCTTCACCGGCTTCACGTACGGCTACGATCCGGACAACCTCGTCGGCCCGATCGTCACGACCCTCGGCGACATCTTCGGGATGCTGTTTATGTTGTTCTCGATCTGGGTCGTGGAGGTGCTCGCCTGA
- a CDS encoding fluoride efflux transporter FluC — protein MSSLEGAASTLVAVALVLEPVLEDGAFDLEPAHVVGTGGAIGAALRHGVYQRLSNDRYPWPTLVVNVVGSFVFGAAVFAGASESTLRSLGTGICGAFTTFSSFSVETVQLYERGDRTLAVANALGNLALSLAAIGLARVLVAAGPF, from the coding sequence GTGAGTAGCCTCGAGGGAGCGGCGTCTACGCTCGTCGCCGTCGCGCTCGTACTCGAGCCCGTCCTCGAAGACGGGGCGTTCGATCTCGAGCCCGCCCACGTCGTCGGTACCGGGGGCGCGATCGGCGCCGCGCTTCGACACGGGGTTTACCAGCGACTCTCGAACGACCGGTACCCGTGGCCGACGCTGGTCGTGAACGTCGTCGGCAGTTTCGTCTTCGGCGCGGCGGTCTTCGCGGGAGCGAGCGAGTCGACGCTCCGGTCGCTGGGTACCGGAATATGCGGCGCGTTCACGACGTTCTCGTCGTTCTCGGTCGAGACGGTCCAGCTCTACGAGCGCGGCGATCGAACGCTCGCGGTCGCGAACGCGCTCGGAAACCTCGCGCTCTCGCTCGCGGCGATCGGACTCGCGCGGGTTCTCGTCGCCGCCGGTCCGTTCTAA
- a CDS encoding CrcB family protein, with amino-acid sequence MTDDHPLVRLETLALIGIGGFAGSNLRFFVSGVLSDVAAVLLVNVLGSVALGFIVYEAQYTGLLERRSSLVFTTGFLSSLTTYSAFAIQTALAAEPLSLVAVVAVNYGLGFAGVLASRELARKVSDRGPAATGGETA; translated from the coding sequence ATGACCGACGACCACCCACTCGTTCGACTCGAGACGCTCGCGCTGATCGGCATCGGCGGTTTCGCCGGCTCGAACCTCCGGTTTTTCGTCAGCGGAGTGCTCTCGGACGTCGCGGCGGTGTTGCTCGTGAACGTCCTCGGGAGCGTCGCGCTCGGCTTCATCGTCTACGAGGCCCAGTACACCGGCCTCCTCGAGCGCAGATCCAGCCTCGTCTTCACGACCGGCTTTCTCTCCTCGCTGACGACCTACAGCGCGTTCGCGATCCAGACGGCGCTCGCCGCCGAGCCGCTGTCGCTCGTCGCCGTCGTCGCCGTCAATTACGGGCTCGGCTTCGCCGGCGTGCTCGCGAGCCGCGAACTGGCCCGCAAAGTCAGCGACCGGGGGCCGGCGGCGACCGGTGGTGAGACCGCGTGA
- a CDS encoding cation diffusion facilitator family transporter yields the protein MNEAGRGGFTRASWANVLGNVAKIVVEGAAGLAFGSVALLADAAHSIADLVASTVVLVWGRSSFDEPDDTHPHGHDRIEPLTALFVGAVISLLGLNLLYSSVEGLIGGVDVRFSPLLLGALTFAIVDMYLVYRYTELVNATLGSPALEALATDCLNDIYTSFAAVVGIIGVLLGQPLLDPIAGGLVSLLVIYQGVEIGRENVDYLIGASPGPAKRSRINEALRGHPDVEGVHDLTVFYDGTVLEVEVHVEVDGDMPFRRAHDIESDLVDRLRGLEDVGDAHVHLDPSGIGEWKDQHER from the coding sequence ATGAACGAGGCGGGGCGCGGCGGGTTTACGCGAGCGTCGTGGGCGAACGTCCTCGGCAACGTCGCGAAGATCGTCGTCGAGGGAGCCGCCGGCCTGGCGTTCGGCAGCGTCGCGCTGCTGGCGGACGCGGCCCACTCGATCGCGGACCTCGTCGCGAGCACGGTCGTCCTCGTCTGGGGGCGAAGTTCCTTCGACGAACCGGACGACACGCACCCCCACGGCCACGACCGCATCGAACCCCTGACGGCGCTGTTCGTCGGCGCCGTCATCTCCCTCCTCGGATTGAACCTGCTTTACAGCTCCGTCGAGGGGCTGATCGGCGGCGTCGACGTCCGCTTCAGCCCCCTCCTGCTCGGCGCGCTGACGTTCGCGATCGTCGACATGTACCTCGTATACCGGTACACCGAACTCGTGAACGCGACGCTCGGATCGCCCGCCCTCGAGGCGCTCGCGACGGACTGCCTGAACGACATCTACACCTCCTTCGCGGCGGTCGTCGGGATCATCGGCGTCCTGCTCGGGCAGCCGCTGCTCGATCCCATCGCCGGCGGACTCGTCAGCCTGCTGGTCATCTACCAGGGCGTCGAGATCGGTCGCGAGAACGTCGACTACCTCATCGGCGCCTCGCCGGGGCCGGCGAAGCGATCGCGGATCAACGAGGCCCTTCGGGGCCACCCCGACGTCGAGGGCGTCCACGATCTGACGGTCTTCTACGACGGCACCGTCCTCGAGGTCGAGGTCCACGTCGAGGTCGATGGCGACATGCCGTTCCGGCGGGCCCACGACATCGAGTCGGACCTCGTCGACCGTCTCCGCGGGCTCGAAGACGTCGGCGACGCACACGTCCACCTCGATCCGTCGGGGATCGGCGAGTGGAAGGACCAGCACGAACGGTAG
- a CDS encoding MBL fold metallo-hydrolase, with translation MEVGDVREVAVGDCTDLYYVDTGMYGTSEYGAVYVLDDDRPAVVDTGIGTNHERILEALDEVGIDRDELAVIAVTHIHLDHAGGAGFLAEACPNADVYVPAIGARHLVDPSQLVAGTKAAVGDQWEYYVDPEPVPEDRIVELEEGDVVDLGTHELRVHEAPGHAPHQVVFEDPENDAVFTGDAAGIWVPRIEEILETSPPSNFDLEQCLEDVETLEEIDPDVLLYTHFGPRYVGDDAEAALEEYAAVLTEWVERVEEKRAELEDDEAVVDHFAASSEMADVWGEHKASAEAGMNARGVIGYLDHRD, from the coding sequence ATGGAAGTCGGTGACGTCCGGGAGGTCGCGGTCGGCGACTGCACGGATCTCTACTACGTCGACACCGGAATGTACGGAACGAGCGAATACGGTGCCGTCTACGTCCTCGACGACGATCGGCCCGCGGTCGTCGACACCGGGATCGGGACGAACCACGAGCGAATCCTCGAGGCGCTCGACGAGGTCGGGATCGACCGGGACGAACTCGCGGTCATCGCGGTCACGCACATCCACCTTGATCACGCCGGCGGCGCGGGCTTTCTCGCCGAGGCGTGTCCGAACGCCGACGTCTACGTCCCCGCGATCGGCGCGCGCCACCTGGTCGATCCTTCGCAACTCGTCGCGGGAACCAAGGCGGCCGTCGGCGACCAGTGGGAGTACTACGTCGACCCGGAGCCGGTTCCCGAAGACCGGATCGTCGAACTCGAGGAGGGCGACGTCGTCGACCTCGGAACCCACGAGCTGCGCGTCCACGAGGCGCCGGGCCACGCGCCCCACCAGGTCGTCTTCGAGGATCCCGAAAACGACGCGGTGTTCACCGGCGACGCCGCGGGGATCTGGGTCCCCAGGATCGAGGAAATCCTCGAGACCTCTCCGCCGTCGAACTTCGACCTCGAGCAGTGTCTCGAGGACGTCGAGACCCTCGAAGAGATCGATCCCGACGTGCTCCTGTACACCCACTTCGGGCCGCGGTACGTCGGCGACGACGCCGAGGCGGCGCTCGAGGAGTACGCGGCGGTCCTCACGGAGTGGGTCGAACGGGTCGAGGAGAAACGCGCGGAACTCGAGGACGACGAGGCCGTCGTCGACCACTTCGCCGCCTCCTCCGAGATGGCCGACGTCTGGGGCGAGCACAAGGCGAGCGCCGAGGCGGGGATGAACGCTCGAGGCGTCATCGGCTACCTGGATCACCGGGACTGA